In Brachybacterium fresconis, the genomic stretch AGCATCATCACCACCACGCACCTGAACTTCCGCGGCGATGCCCGCCCGGCGCTCGACTTCTACCGGTCGGTGTTCGGCGGCGACATCACCGCCTCCTCGTATGCCGACTTCGGCATGCCCGCCGATGCGTCCGGCGCAGGCGGGCTGGTATTCGGCATGCTCGCTTCGCCATCGGGCTTCCGGCTGATGGCGTACGACATCCCACACCAGACGGGCGGATCCGCGGATCATGCCGGCACGACGACCCGCGAGAACGGGATGACCATCACCGACCAGCCCGCCTTCGTGTCCGTGCGCGGCGAAACTCTCGATGAGATCCAGCACTACTGGAGCGGCCTCACCGACGACGCAACGGTGATCGAACCACTCGCCGCCTCGTCATGGAGTCCCGGATTCGGCATGCTCACCGACCGCTTCGGCGTGACCTGGATCCTCGACGTCGCCGCCTGACACCGCGTATTCGTCGTCGGGGCCATCTGTGCGGTGCCCCGACGACGAATCGCCGAATCCGCGATCTTCGCCGGAGCCACAGACGGTTGACCTGCGGAGAAGTCAGCCACCTCGCTGGCTATGCCGCAGCATCACGCGTCCGAACCGGACCCACACTTACACATTGAACCGGAACTCCACCGAGTTCCGGCACAGACCAACCTCTGACTATCAGTAGCCAGGTTGCCAGCGCTAATCATCCCGCGGGTCAGCGCGTTGCTCTGATCAGTTCGTACAGTGCACGGCCGAGACCAGGTGCGCATAGCCACCGGCGATGCACAGGAGCATTCTCACCACCATGCGGTCGGCGAGTTATGGCAGGGGATCGCAGTTGAAAAGCAAAGCGCGTAGCTCGCTCCTGAGCACCGCGATCGGGCGCAGAAGGATCTCAGGTAGAGGTTGCCAAGTCATCACAGTCATCGAGCGCCGGCTGTTTCGATGTCGTGTACGCGGTGTGGGCGGCGAGAATAGCCGTCACGGCGAGTACGGCGGCGCTCAACGCAATCACCGGCAGGTGATCGATCAGCAGCATCGCTGCGATCGTGATCCCCACCAGCACGGCTGCTGCGATGAATCGGGACCGTGCGAGGCGTCCGAATCGGGACCGGAGGAACAAGAGGTTCCCTGCCAGGTATACGAGCGGACCTGCGGCCGTCACGAGAACGATTGCGGGCGTGAGGTGGTCGTGGGAGAGCCGTAGCTCGATGGAGACGGCAACGAGGATCGCGCCCAAGACCATGAAAGCATGCGCGTAGGCATAGGCCGAACGGAGAGCTCCGGTTGACGAGTCGCCGCCTTGGGTATCAGGGCCAGCAAGGGCGAAGTAGTTCCACCAGAGCACGAACAGAGATGCGAAGCCGACGAGCATGCTCAGGGCGAGCGACGCAGTGAGCTGACCTTGGGCGACAATGCTGCCGCCCATGAGCAGGATCGACTCGCCGAGGGCGATGATGAAGACGAGACGGTTGCGCTCGGCCAGGTGCTCGGCGTCCGTGTCCCACTGGTCCATGGGCGCTGCGCCGATGCCGGGGATCCGGTAGTGGGCCAGCGGGGCCGCGTAGTCGATGAGCACCGCGATTAGCCAGAGACCCAGCCGCCATTCAAGGGGCAGTGCCGCACCGAGGACCCAGAAGATGCCGGCCATCAAGGTCCACAGCAGCAGCATGCGGTAGTTGGCAGCGAGCTGATGGCCGCGGTAGGCGATCATCATGAAGACCGGGCGAAGGATGCCCATGAACACGTAGCACCCGACGAACAACCAGGCTCCGTCACCGAAGGCACTGGGGATGGCGATCGACATGCCCAGTGCGGCAAGCATGAGCACCCCGGAGAGCAGCTGCACTAGGGTGCGGCTCGGATCCAGCCAGTTCATCGCCCAGGCGGTGTAGTTCCAGCCCCACCACACCGCGGCGAACACCACGATGGTCTGGGCAGCGCCTTCCCAGGAGAGGTGCTCGATGAGCAGGTGC encodes the following:
- a CDS encoding VOC family protein is translated as MSIITTTHLNFRGDARPALDFYRSVFGGDITASSYADFGMPADASGAGGLVFGMLASPSGFRLMAYDIPHQTGGSADHAGTTTRENGMTITDQPAFVSVRGETLDEIQHYWSGLTDDATVIEPLAASSWSPGFGMLTDRFGVTWILDVAA
- a CDS encoding low temperature requirement protein A translates to MTTFPLARTGHRRSEAGPVELFFDLVYVFAIIQLSHLLIEHLSWEGAAQTIVVFAAVWWGWNYTAWAMNWLDPSRTLVQLLSGVLMLAALGMSIAIPSAFGDGAWLFVGCYVFMGILRPVFMMIAYRGHQLAANYRMLLLWTLMAGIFWVLGAALPLEWRLGLWLIAVLIDYAAPLAHYRIPGIGAAPMDQWDTDAEHLAERNRLVFIIALGESILLMGGSIVAQGQLTASLALSMLVGFASLFVLWWNYFALAGPDTQGGDSSTGALRSAYAYAHAFMVLGAILVAVSIELRLSHDHLTPAIVLVTAAGPLVYLAGNLLFLRSRFGRLARSRFIAAAVLVGITIAAMLLIDHLPVIALSAAVLAVTAILAAHTAYTTSKQPALDDCDDLATST